Proteins encoded together in one Anguilla anguilla isolate fAngAng1 chromosome 9, fAngAng1.pri, whole genome shotgun sequence window:
- the frmd8 gene encoding FERM domain-containing protein 8 has protein sequence MEGGECGFPSEPSEPSQRGSVSSAGLRAQDVLVYLVGDSAVHLCVEGVGCVTVQELSRSVREALHIPESAQDAFAFWLCSPLLELQLKPKHQPYKLCRQWQDLLYRFTEATEEDISQDEPCLQYRRNVFYPKAKELQIEDEGVLRLLYEEAKANILEGRYPCDPEHWLSLGVLACALEIGVGLDAQAATAAIRKKKLSSFLPAHVTGGGGLLSALRGKSGRQAGLEQNLLEEYLRLGSPDGSAQGPSHYLRQYLSTCHSLPYYGCAFFSGEIDKPVQGILQRGGRKAVNVGISLEGVYVIDVKEKHVLLGLHFAELSWDHSYPEGEGDQHILWLEFDGEEAGTPVNKLLKIYSKRAELMSGLIEFCVELGTVADGEASGTDGEVALSQEASGPAGASGRARGGRRGKLRRQSSVVCSRVHTLNTISYVDDGKEIKRLKPKRAASFFSRQAPPPNYSAVQVGENLEQG, from the exons atggagggaggggagtgtGGGTTCCCGTCCGAGCCGTCGGAGCCATCTCAGAGAGGAAGCGTTTCATCAGCAGGCTTGCGCG CCCAGGATGTGCTGGTGTACCTGGTGGGGGACAGTgctgtgcacttgtgtgtggaGGGAGTGGGCTGCGTGACCGTGCAGGAGCTCAGCCGCAGCGTTCGCGAGGCGCTCCACATCCCGGAGTCTGCGCAGGACGCCTTTGCCTTCTGGCTCTGCTCCCCCCTGCTCG AGTTGCAGCTAAAGCCGAAGCATCAGCCCTACAAACTGTGCCGCCAGTGGCAGGACCTGCTGTACCGGTTCACAGAGGCCACTGAAGAGGACATCTCCCAGG ATGAACCCTGCCTGCAGTACAGAAGGAATGTATTTTATCCTAAAGCCAAAGAGCTGCAG ATAGAAGATGAAGGCGTCCTGAGGCTTCTGTATGAGGAAGCCAAGGCAAACATTTTGGAGGGCCGGTACCCTTGTGACCCTGAGCACTGGCTGAGCCTGGGAGTGCTAGCCTGTGCCTTGGAGATAGGGGTGGGCCTGGATGCCCAGGCAGCAACCGCTGCCATCCG GAAGAAGAAGCTCTCGTCCTTCTTGCCTGCCCATgtcacaggaggaggggggctgcTGTCTGCTCTGAGGGGGAAAAGTGGGCGTCAAGCAGGGCTGGAGCAGAACCTGCTGGAGGAGTACCtccggctgggcagccctgacgGTAGCGCCCAGGGTCCCTCCCATTACCTGCGCCAGTACCTCAGCACCTGCCACTCGCTGCCTTACTACGG ATGTGCATTCTTCTCAGGAGAAATTGACAAGCCCGTGCAGGGGATCCTCCAGAGGGGAGGCCGCAAGGCTGTCAACGTGGGGATCAGCCTTGAGGGGGTGTACGTCATTGATGTGAAAGAGAAG CACGTCCTCCTGGGCCTCCATTTTGCCGAGTTGTCCTGGGACCACAGCTACCCCGAGGGGGAGGGCGACCAGCACATCCTGTGGCTCGAGTTTGATGGGGAGGAGGCTGGTACGCCCGTCAACAAGTTACTCAAGATTTACTCAAAACGG GCGGAGCTCATGAGCGGTCTCATTGAGTTCTGTGTGGAGCTGGGAACAGTGGCGGACGGGGAAGCGTCGGGGACGGACGGAGAGGTGGCGCTATCCCAGGAGGCCTCTGGCCCGGCCGGGGCCAgcgggagggcgaggggggggcggcgggggaaGCTGCGCCGGCAGAGCAGCGTGGTGTGCAGCAGGGTCCACACCCTGAACACCATCAGCTATGTGGATGACG GTAAAGAGATCAAACGTCTGAAGCCAAAGAGGGCTGCTTCCTTCTTCAGCaggcaggctccgccccccaacTATTCTGCCGTTCAAGTGGGAGAGAATTTGGAGCAAGGGTGA
- the LOC118235254 gene encoding solute carrier family 25 member 45: MEFAAGWISGAAGLVVGHPMDTVKVRLQTQTRYKGIFDCVARIYAHEGITGFFKGMSFPVLSIAFSNSVVFGSYSNALDYLTQSQYAQCSKENSATAAAVFTAGCFSGLAQVLVLAPIDLVKVRLQNQMNGRWGVGADKYRGPVHCVAVILKENGPRGLFRGMGALALRDVPCYGLYFLPYELICKALTESGKEPGTFAVLTAGGTAGVVTWACATPMDVVKARLQMSGAGGPVYRGVLHCISVSLRQEGVRVFFKGLLLNSLRAFPVNAITFLCYESLTRAGTSPP, translated from the exons ATGGAATTTGCTGCAGGATGGATTTCAG GTGCAGCGGGACTGGTGGTTGGACATCCGATGGACACAGTGAAG GTGCGTTTGCAGACCCAGACCAGGTACAAGGGGATCTTTGACTGTGTGGCCAGGATTTATGCACATGAAGGG ATCACTGGGTTTTTCAAGGGCATGTCATTCCCTGTCCTGAGTATTGCTTTCAGCAACTCCGTGGTCTTTGGTTCCTATAGCAACGCCCTGGACTACCTCACCCAGTCACAGTATGCCCAATGCAGCAAAGAGAACTCTGCGACTGCGGCGGCAGTCTTTACGGCTGGTTGCTTTTCTGGACTAGCCCAG GTACTGGTCTTAGCTCCCATTGACCTGGTCAAGGTGCGGTTGCAGAACCAGATGAAtggcaggtggggggtgggtgcggACAAATACAGGGGTCCTGTGCATTGTGTGGCTGTCATCCTGAAGGAGAACGGTCCCAGGGGCCTGTTTCGGGGGATGGGGGCCCTCGCTCTGAGGGACGTGCCCTGTTACGGTCTCTACTTTCTTCCCTATGAGCTCATATGCAAAGCACTGACTGAGAGTGGAAAAGAgccag GCACGTTTGCGGTGCTAACGGCCGGGGGCACGGCTGGCGTGGTGACGTGGGCCTGCGCTACACCTATGGACGTGGTGAAGGCGAGGCTGCAGATGTCCGGAGCCGGGGGGCCGGTCTACAGGGGCGTCCTGCACTGCATATCGGTCAGCCTGCGCCAGGAGGGCGTGCGGGTTTTCTTCAAGGGCCTCCTTCTCAACAGCCTCAGAGCCTTCCCTGTGAACGCCATCACTTTCCTCTGCTACGAGAGCCTGACGAGGGCCGGGACGTCACCGCCGTGA